The Prunus persica cultivar Lovell chromosome G8, Prunus_persica_NCBIv2, whole genome shotgun sequence genome includes a region encoding these proteins:
- the LOC18768933 gene encoding DUF21 domain-containing protein At4g14240 — MMLMWNGARDLVLDSDDIPFGTGSWFLYAGVSCLLVLFAGIMSGLTLGLMSLNLVDLEILQRSGSATEKKQAAKILPVVQKQHQLLVTLLLCNACAMEALPLYLDKIFHPFVAVVLSVTFVLLFGEIIPQSICSRYGLSVGANFVWLVRILMCICYPIAYPIAKVLDAVLGHSDDLFRRAQLKALVSIHGKEAGKGGELTHDETTIISGALDLTEKTAEEAMTPIESTFSLDVNSNLDWEAIGKILARGHSRVPVYYGNPRNIIGLLLVKNLLTVRAETETPVSAVSIRRIPRVPADMPLYDILNEFQKGSSHLAAVVKIKGKNKNLLPTADKEKFEEDKLSHEKSQLVASLLSKHDDKSGSVVVNIDKSPKSLTNKPTEDIEDGDVIGIITLEDVFEELLQEEIVDETDVYIDVHRRIRVAAVAAASSMARGPSSRKLLAGLTEHGQTPKKSAEDDAHSVRYSGNPREPLLGNKR; from the exons atgaTGCTGATGTGGAACGGTGCGAGGGACCTAGTGTTAGATTCGGACGACATTCCGTTTGGGACGGGCTCGTGGTTCCTCTACGCCGGAGTGTCGTGCCTGCTGGTCCTCTTCGCCGGGATCATGTCCGGGCTCACCTTGGGCTTGATGTCTCTCAATCTCGTCGACCTCGAGATCCTGCAGCGGAGCGGGAGCGCCACCGAGAAGAAGCAAGCTG CTAAGATATTACCTGTTGTGCAAAAGCAGCACCAGCTTTTGGTCACTTTGCTTCTCTGCAATGCTTGTGCCATGGAG GCGCTTCCTTTGTATCTTGATAAAATCTTTCACCCCTTTGTTGCTGTTGTGCTGTCTGTAACATTTGTTCTGTTATTTGGAGAG ATTATCCCACAATCAATATGCTCAAGATATGGACTTTCTGTTGGTGCCAATTTCGTTTGGCTTGTTCGCATTTTGATGTGCATCTGTTATCCAATTGCGTACCCAATTGCCAAG GTTCTGGATGCTGTACTTGGTCATAGTGATGATTTGTTTAGGCGAGCACAGTTGAAAGCCCTAGTCTCTATTCACGGCAAAGAG GCTGGTAAGGGAGGTGAACTCACGCATGATGAGACAACAATCATCAGTGGAGCGCTAGATTTAACTGAAAAG ACTGCAGAGGAGGCTATGACGCCTATTGAATCAACTTTTTccttggatgtaaattcaaatttagacTG GGAAGCAATTGGGAAAATTCTTGCACGAGGTCATAGTCGAGTTCCTGTCTATTATGGAAATCCAAGAAACATTATTGGCCTCCTACTG GTGAAAAATCTTCTCACAGTACGAGCAGAAACGGAGACTCCAGTCAGTGCTGTTTCCATTCGAAGAATTCCCAG GGTTCCTGCAGATATGCCTCTGTATGATATACTTAATGAGTTTCAAAAAGGAAGCAGTCACCTGGCGGCTGTAGTGAAAATCAAAGGAAAGAACAAGAACCTTTTGCCAACTGCTGACAAAGAGAAATTTGAAGAGGATAAACTGTCCCATGAAAAATCTCAATTAGTTGCCTCCTTGCTAAGCAAGCATGATGACAAATCAGGGAGTGTTGTTGTCAACATCGATAAATCTCCAAAGTCTCTGACAAACAAGCCAACTGAGGATATTGAAGATGGGGATGTCATTGGAATCATCACCCTGGAGGATGTTTTTGAAGAACTTCTGCAA GAGGAGATTGTAGATGAAACAGATGTATATATCGATGTACATAGGAG GATACGTGTGGCTGCTGTGGCAGCTGCTTCATCCATGGCACGAGGTCCATCAAGTCGGAAGTTGCTTGCA GGACTAACTGAGCATGGACAAACCCCAAAGAAGTCCGCAGAAGATGATGCACATTCGGTGAGGTATTCAGGGAATCCTCGGGAGCCTCTTCTAGGCAACAAGAGATGA
- the LOC18766849 gene encoding uncharacterized protein LOC18766849 codes for MGFNAVYGCLKEVFPQVDFRLLRAVAIEHPTDADAAVLDVLTELPSLNTQSLSLVSPAQVLHRTGSPVTVDHKEKGKALMYQQVIKEVGVGSLPEPETAAGEDGNKNDHTSGASHDEPTPMEEVHALHNVPVTADPLRIHTRNEEPISDETGLNFDGKVGLQQSPSCKSSPSMPEKDWVNGILDEPLPAWKNFDFPVHDDSDLAISETCHKVESSAVDSLVDVKSSVAQLDSSFIEHAPDATQCDFHSEFCSGPLLADDNLQATGTSKQDCSPREMVDIEETTPNNKCNIYVLEEIIEDAKNNKKTLFSAMESVISMMREVEVQEKAVDIVKEEASRGGLDIMVKVEELKQMLAHAKDANDMHAGEVYGEKAILATEVRELESRLLSLSDERDKSLAILNEMRETLEERLDAATEARKVAEQDKLEKEESARTALAEQEAEMEKVVQASKVLQQEAEENSKLREFLMDRGRIVDMLQGEISVICLDVRLLKEKFDERVPLSQSVSSSQTSCILASSGSSSLKSLGAFDLLLERVESPKFAEKASPAPSVDGLSPTSRLEDERRELAQALVDEGWEVVVD; via the exons ATGGGTTTCAATGCGGTTTATGGTTGCTTAAAGGAAGTTTTTCCACAG GTGGATTTTCGCCTTCTGAGGGCTGTTGCTATTGAACATCCCACCGATGCTGATGCAGCAGTGCTTGATGTTCTTACTGAGCTCCCTTCCTTGAACACACAATCATTGTCTCTTGTTAGTCCTGCACAGGTTCTGCATCGCACAGGTTCACCAGTTACAG TTGACCACAAGGAGAAGGGTAAAGCATTGATGTACCAGCAGGTAATTAAGGAAGTAGGAGTTGGATCTCTACCAGAACCAGAAACCGCAGCTGGTGAGGATGGCAACAAAAATGATCATACAAGTGGTGCCTCTCATGATGAACCCACACCAATGGAGGAAGTGCATGCATTGCATAATGTCCCTGTCACGGCAGATCCTTTGAGGATACATACTCGAAACGAAGAACCGATTTCTGATGAAACgggtttgaattttgatggCAAAGTTGGGCTTCAGCAGTCTCCATCTTGCAAGTCAAGCCCTTCAATGCCAGAAAAAGATTGGGTGAATGGCATCTTGGATGAGCCACTTCCTGcatggaagaattttgattttccTGTGCATGATGATTCTGATTTGGCTATCAGTGAAACATGTCATAAAGTAGAATCATCTGCTGTTGACTCTTTGGTGGACGTTAAAAGTTCTGTGGCTCAGCTGGATTCTTCTTTTATAGAACATGCACCGGATGCTACACAGTGTGACTTTCATTCAGAATTCTGTTCAGGCCCTCTTCTTGCTGATGACAACTTACAAGCAACTGGTACTTCCAAGCAAGATTGCTCTCCCAGGGAAATGGTTGATATTGAGGAGACCACACCGAACAACAAATGCAATATTTATGTTCTTGAAGAGATAATTGAAGATGCTAAAAATAACAAG AAAACCTTGTTTTCAGCGATGGAGTCAGTTATAAGCATGATGAGAGAAGTGGAAGTCCAAGAGAAAGCTGTTGATATTGTCAAAGAGGAAGCTTCTAGGGGAGGTTTGGATATCATGGTCAAGGTGGAGGAGCTGAAACAGATGTTGGCACATGCGAAGGATGCAAATGACATG CATGCTGGAGAAGTGTATGGGGAGAAAGCAATTTTAGCAACTGAAGTGAGGGAGCTCGAGTCTAGATTGCTCAGCTTATCGGATGAAAGGGATAAATCACTTGCAATTCTGAATGAG ATGCGTGAAACTCTTGAGGAACGACTGGATGCAGCAACTGAGGCAAGGAAAGTGGCTGAGCAGGACAAGCTAGAAAAGGAAGAATCTGCACGGACAGCTCTTGCTGAACAAGAAGCGGAGATGGAGAAAGTGGTCCAGGCGTCAAAAGTATTGCAACAGGAGGCGGAGGAGAATTCCAAG TTGCGGGAGTTTCTGATGGACCGTGGTCGCATTGTCGATATGCTGCA AGGAGAAATTTCTGTTATTTGTCTGGATGTCAGGCTGctgaaagaaaaatttgatGAACGGGTTCCACTAAGCCAGTCTGTTTCCTCAAGCCAGACTAGTTGCATCTTAGCTTCTTCTGGCTCATCATCCCTGAAAAGCTTGGGGGCATTTGATTTGCTTCTGGAACGAGTCGAGTCACCAAAGTTTGCAGAGAAGGCAAGTCCTGCTCCTTCTGTTGATGGCCTATCACCAACAAGCAGACTTGAAGATGAAAGAAGAGAACTTGCGCAAGCACTTGTGGACGAGGGGTGGGAAGTTGTCGTCGACTAA
- the LOC18766299 gene encoding uncharacterized protein LOC18766299, producing MGMAAMAIPTTRSSLKLRPWTRCSKHIREQRARLYIVWRCSVMLLCWHD from the coding sequence atGGGCATGGCAGCCATGGCAATCCCAACAACAAGGAGCAGTTTGAAGCTTCGGCCATGGACACGGTGTTCAAAGCACATAAGAGAGCAGAGGGCACGGCTTTACATCGTATGGAGATGCAGTGTGATGCTTCTGTGCTGGCATGATTAA